A window from Sceloporus undulatus isolate JIND9_A2432 ecotype Alabama chromosome 8, SceUnd_v1.1, whole genome shotgun sequence encodes these proteins:
- the GFOD2 gene encoding glucose-fructose oxidoreductase domain-containing protein 2 isoform X1: MKMLPGVGVFGTGSSARMLVPLLRAEGFSIEALWGKTEEEAKQLAEEMDISFYTSRTDDVLLHQDVDLVCINIPPPLTRQIAVKALGIGKNVICEKAATSVDAFRMVTAARYYPKLMSLVGNVLRFLPAFVKMKQLIEEHYVGNVLVCDVRVYWGSLLSHKYNWICDELMGGGGLHTMGTYIIDLLTHLTNRKAEKVHGLLKTFVKQNSAISGIRHVTSDDFCFFQMLMTGGVCSTVTLNFNMPGSFVHEVMVVGSAGRLIARGTDLYGQKNTASHEEILFADSLNVHAGLLDKGFKDIPLLYLKGMVYLVQALRHSFQEQEDQRTWDPKPVAMAASFEDGLYMQSVVDAIKKSSRSGDWEMVEVMTEEPDANQNLCEALQRNNL; the protein is encoded by the exons ATGAAGATGCTTCCCGGCGTGGGGGTCTTTGGGACGGGGAGCTCGGCTCGGATGCTGGTGCCTCTGCTGAGAGCAGAAGGCTTCTCCATTGAGGCTCTCTGGGGGAAAACTGAAGAGGAGGCAAAGCAGCTAGCTGAGGAAATGGACATTTCCTTCTACACAAGTCGGACGGATGATGTTCTGCTGCACCAGGACGTAGATCTGGTTTGCATCAACATCCCCCCACCCCTCACGCGGCAGATTGCAGTGAAGGCTCTAG GTATTGGAAAGAATGTCATCTGTGAGAAAGCTGCCACCTCTGTTGATGCTTTCAGGATGGTCACAGCTGCCAGATATTATCCCAAACTCATGAGTCTTGTAGGCAATGTGCTGAGATTTCTACCAGCTTTTGTCAAAATGAAGCAATTAATAGAAGAACACTATGTGGGCAATGTCCTGGTCTGCGATGTCAGAGTGTACTGGGGGAGCCTTCTCAGCCACAAATACAACTGGATCTGTGATGAATTGATGGGTGGGGGTGGCCTGCATACAATGGGGACTTACATCATAGACCTCCTCACGCACCTGACAAACCGAAAGGCTGAGAAAGTCCATGGCTTGCTGAAAACTTTTGTGAAACAGAACTCTGCCATCAGTGGCATCCGGCATGTCACCAGTGACGACTTTTGCTTTTTCCAGATGCTGATGACAGGAGGCGTATGTAGTACAGTGACTTTGAACTTCAACATGCCTGGGTCGTTTGTTCATGAGGTTATGGTCGTTGGGTCGGCTGGACGCCTTATAGCGCGTGGGACAGATTTGTATGGCCAGAAGAACACTGCTTCCCATGAGGAGATTTTGTTTGCAGATTCTCTGAATGTCCATGCAGGACTTTTAGATAAAGGATTCAAAGACATCCCCCTGTTGTATCTCAAAGGGATGGTATACTTAGTGCAAGCACTTCGTCACTCCTTCCAGGAACAGGAAGACCAGCGAACCTGGGATCCCAAGCCAGTGGCTATGGCAGCTTCTTTTGAAGATGGCCTTTATATGCAAAGTGTAGTAGATGCTATTAAAAAATCCAGCCGGTCTGGGGACTGGGAAATGGTGGAGGTCATGACTGAGGAACCAGATGCCAATCAAAACCTCTGTGAAGCACTACAACGAAATAACCTATAA
- the GFOD2 gene encoding glucose-fructose oxidoreductase domain-containing protein 2 isoform X2: MVTAARYYPKLMSLVGNVLRFLPAFVKMKQLIEEHYVGNVLVCDVRVYWGSLLSHKYNWICDELMGGGGLHTMGTYIIDLLTHLTNRKAEKVHGLLKTFVKQNSAISGIRHVTSDDFCFFQMLMTGGVCSTVTLNFNMPGSFVHEVMVVGSAGRLIARGTDLYGQKNTASHEEILFADSLNVHAGLLDKGFKDIPLLYLKGMVYLVQALRHSFQEQEDQRTWDPKPVAMAASFEDGLYMQSVVDAIKKSSRSGDWEMVEVMTEEPDANQNLCEALQRNNL, translated from the coding sequence ATGGTCACAGCTGCCAGATATTATCCCAAACTCATGAGTCTTGTAGGCAATGTGCTGAGATTTCTACCAGCTTTTGTCAAAATGAAGCAATTAATAGAAGAACACTATGTGGGCAATGTCCTGGTCTGCGATGTCAGAGTGTACTGGGGGAGCCTTCTCAGCCACAAATACAACTGGATCTGTGATGAATTGATGGGTGGGGGTGGCCTGCATACAATGGGGACTTACATCATAGACCTCCTCACGCACCTGACAAACCGAAAGGCTGAGAAAGTCCATGGCTTGCTGAAAACTTTTGTGAAACAGAACTCTGCCATCAGTGGCATCCGGCATGTCACCAGTGACGACTTTTGCTTTTTCCAGATGCTGATGACAGGAGGCGTATGTAGTACAGTGACTTTGAACTTCAACATGCCTGGGTCGTTTGTTCATGAGGTTATGGTCGTTGGGTCGGCTGGACGCCTTATAGCGCGTGGGACAGATTTGTATGGCCAGAAGAACACTGCTTCCCATGAGGAGATTTTGTTTGCAGATTCTCTGAATGTCCATGCAGGACTTTTAGATAAAGGATTCAAAGACATCCCCCTGTTGTATCTCAAAGGGATGGTATACTTAGTGCAAGCACTTCGTCACTCCTTCCAGGAACAGGAAGACCAGCGAACCTGGGATCCCAAGCCAGTGGCTATGGCAGCTTCTTTTGAAGATGGCCTTTATATGCAAAGTGTAGTAGATGCTATTAAAAAATCCAGCCGGTCTGGGGACTGGGAAATGGTGGAGGTCATGACTGAGGAACCAGATGCCAATCAAAACCTCTGTGAAGCACTACAACGAAATAACCTATAA